One region of Brachyspira hampsonii genomic DNA includes:
- a CDS encoding DNA adenine methylase gives MNYIGSKLSLLDFLYESIMSVIDSNSNIFCDLFAGTGIVGRYFKSKNFSVIANDIQYYSYALNKHYIENSKYLNFDGLSEEIEKLKEYDINKKYVIVCEYLNNLGYKEGFIYNNYSLGGTKGKEFERIYFSDENAMKCDAVRMKIEEWFSNKKIKENEYYFLIASLLENIDKYANTASVYGAFLKEIKKTAGKTFNYYPAEFVMSNIDHKVYNEDANKLIENIKTDILYLDPPYNRRQYSDNYHILETIAKYDNPKIKGKTGLRDDRIKSLYCSRNDVYNAFEELVNKANTKYIFLSYNNEGLLSLEDIKKIMSYKGEYGLFKKEYSRFKADNKRYSSVSKTIEYLHYVIVK, from the coding sequence ATGAACTATATAGGAAGCAAATTATCACTGTTGGATTTTTTATATGAATCTATAATGTCAGTAATAGACAGCAATTCTAATATATTCTGCGATTTGTTTGCAGGTACGGGTATTGTGGGAAGGTATTTTAAATCAAAAAATTTTTCTGTAATAGCCAATGATATACAGTATTACAGTTATGCTTTAAATAAACATTATATAGAAAACAGTAAATATTTAAATTTTGATGGTTTAAGCGAAGAAATAGAAAAATTAAAAGAATATGATATTAATAAAAAATATGTAATTGTATGTGAGTATTTAAATAATTTAGGTTATAAAGAAGGCTTCATTTATAATAATTATTCTTTGGGAGGTACGAAAGGCAAGGAGTTTGAAAGGATATACTTTTCAGATGAAAATGCTATGAAATGTGATGCTGTGAGAATGAAAATAGAAGAGTGGTTTAGTAATAAAAAAATCAAAGAAAATGAATATTATTTTCTTATTGCTAGTTTGCTGGAAAATATAGATAAATATGCCAATACGGCTTCAGTTTACGGAGCTTTTTTAAAAGAAATAAAAAAAACAGCTGGAAAAACTTTTAATTATTATCCTGCTGAATTTGTTATGAGCAATATAGATCATAAAGTGTATAATGAAGATGCCAATAAATTAATAGAAAATATTAAAACAGATATTTTGTATTTAGATCCTCCATATAATAGAAGACAATATTCTGATAATTATCATATACTCGAAACAATAGCCAAATATGATAATCCTAAAATAAAAGGAAAAACAGGACTTAGAGATGACAGAATAAAATCATTATACTGCAGTAGAAATGATGTTTATAATGCATTTGAAGAGCTAGTAAATAAAGCCAATACTAAATACATATTTTTAAGCTATAATAATGAAGGTTTATTATCATTGGAAGATATAAAGAAAATAATGTCTTATAAAGGTGAATATGGATTATTTAAAAAAGAATACAGTAGGTTTAAAGCAGATAATAAAAGATACAGTTCAGTTTCAAAAACGATTGAATATCTTCATTATGTCATAGTGAAATAA
- a CDS encoding 5-bromo-4-chloroindolyl phosphate hydrolysis family protein, producing MARDEDDFIFQRLRQNIQRNFPREDDVNTYNTNNYNQNNYSNKDSYSNEDSLIILETQRNIDKITDFSQKIDDPELTPALKEMIGILKEMANYSKVNKEGEKKLEKINEYHLPTAIKMLNSYIDFCNFPVKNENIQKTAQEIEDVIIKLNEALKKMLVEMNQNKLIDINSDIDVLKNMLEKDGL from the coding sequence ATGGCGAGAGATGAAGATGATTTTATTTTTCAGAGATTAAGGCAAAATATACAAAGAAATTTCCCAAGAGAAGATGATGTAAATACTTATAATACAAATAATTATAATCAAAATAATTATAGTAATAAAGATAGTTATTCAAATGAAGACAGTTTAATAATTTTAGAAACTCAAAGAAATATAGATAAAATTACAGATTTCTCTCAAAAAATAGATGATCCGGAACTTACACCCGCATTGAAGGAAATGATAGGTATATTAAAAGAAATGGCTAATTATTCTAAGGTAAATAAAGAAGGTGAAAAAAAATTAGAAAAAATAAATGAATATCATCTCCCAACAGCTATAAAAATGCTTAATTCCTATATAGATTTCTGCAATTTTCCTGTAAAAAATGAAAATATTCAAAAAACGGCACAGGAAATAGAAGATGTCATAATAAAATTAAATGAAGCATTGAAAAAAATGCTTGTAGAGATGAATCAGAATAAATTAATCGATATAAACAGCGATATAGATGTATTAAAAAACATGCTTGAAAAAGATGGTTTATAA
- a CDS encoding toxic anion resistance protein — MENNENQLNNSQFSNIQVQNTVNNQPIEQGQNLTQDAMSANINVQPVVQNSVPANMQNTINTQNYNTQNAAQQVLNDMNSVSSKQFTPEELAKINEVSNNINLKDSVSIMSYGSAAQNKMVQFSENTLSNVMNKDLGEVGDAITDVITELKSFDIENETKGKGIFGFFKKATNNLTKLKTKYTNVETNIDNIVKTLEAHQRNLLKDISILDQMYNYNLEYLKELEIYIEAGKQKLNQLTTNEIPALEAKAMASNSTEDAQMARDVKDLANRFEKRIHDLELTKTISIQTIPQIRLVQNNNVIMTEKIQSTITNTIPLWKNQMVLAIGLHHSNEAAKAQRAVTDTTNELLRKNAEMLKTSTIETAKEAERGIVDIETLKHTNQQLISTLDEVMKIQTEGREKRKAAEAELRNIENELKTKILNISKN, encoded by the coding sequence ATGGAAAATAATGAAAATCAATTAAATAATTCACAGTTTAGTAATATTCAAGTACAAAATACAGTAAATAATCAGCCTATTGAGCAAGGACAGAATTTGACCCAAGATGCAATGTCTGCTAACATAAATGTTCAGCCTGTAGTACAAAATTCAGTGCCTGCTAATATGCAAAACACTATTAATACTCAAAATTATAATACTCAGAATGCAGCACAGCAAGTTCTTAATGATATGAACAGTGTTTCAAGCAAGCAATTTACTCCTGAAGAGTTAGCAAAAATAAATGAAGTGTCAAATAATATTAATTTGAAGGATTCTGTTTCTATAATGTCTTATGGTTCAGCAGCACAAAATAAGATGGTACAATTTTCTGAAAATACTTTAAGCAATGTTATGAATAAAGATTTAGGAGAGGTAGGAGATGCCATTACTGATGTTATAACAGAGCTTAAAAGTTTTGATATAGAAAATGAAACTAAAGGAAAAGGTATATTCGGATTTTTTAAGAAAGCTACAAATAATCTTACTAAATTAAAAACTAAATATACTAATGTTGAAACGAATATAGACAACATAGTAAAAACATTGGAAGCACATCAAAGAAATTTATTAAAGGATATAAGTATTTTAGATCAAATGTATAATTATAATTTGGAATACTTAAAAGAATTAGAAATATATATAGAAGCAGGAAAACAAAAACTCAATCAATTAACAACTAATGAAATACCCGCTTTAGAAGCAAAGGCTATGGCAAGTAATTCTACTGAAGATGCACAAATGGCTAGAGATGTAAAAGATTTAGCTAATAGATTTGAAAAAAGAATACATGATTTAGAGCTTACAAAAACAATTTCTATACAAACAATACCGCAAATTCGTTTGGTACAGAATAATAATGTTATAATGACAGAAAAAATTCAATCTACAATAACAAATACAATACCTCTTTGGAAGAATCAAATGGTTTTGGCTATAGGGCTTCATCATTCTAATGAGGCTGCAAAAGCACAAAGAGCAGTTACTGATACTACAAATGAATTATTGAGAAAGAATGCTGAAATGCTTAAAACTTCAACAATAGAAACTGCTAAGGAAGCAGAGAGAGGAATAGTTGATATTGAAACTTTAAAACATACAAATCAGCAGTTAATATCAACTTTAGATGAAGTTATGAAAATACAGACAGAGGGCAGAGAGAAAAGAAAAGCAGCTGAAGCAGAATTAAGAAATATAGAAAATGAACTTAAAACAAAAATATTAAATATATCAAAAAATTAA
- a CDS encoding sodium-dependent transporter, with the protein MYDNNREKLSSRLGFLLVSAGCAIGLGNVWRFPYITGKYGGALFVLLYLISLVILGLPILVMEFSVGRAGKRDLAGSYKALQKKGYKWHIVGYIQIFGCVLLMMFYTTVAGWCLSYCYFMAMGKLQGLNPQQVSDFFNSILASPSTLIFWMTVTVIIATFVCMKGLENGVEKVTKVMMTLLLLVLFVLIIRAITLPNAKEGLKFYLLPDTNKMFSGGIKGFFSVAYAAIGQSFFTLSLGIGAMTIFGSYIDKDYSLTGESVMVMGLDTLIAFLSGLVIFPTTFSFGINPGEGAGLVFLTLPNIFNSMVLGRLWGALFFLFLSMAALTTIIAVFENLIAFTMSETKMPRKKTTIIVSITIFILSLPTALGFNVLSFIKPLGDGSTIADGLDFLVSNNFLPLGGIIILIFCTRNFGWGWDNFIKEADTGKGIKFPKWARFYVSYILPFIVLAIFVIDYVNRFFI; encoded by the coding sequence ATGTATGACAATAATAGAGAAAAACTTTCAAGCAGATTAGGATTTTTATTAGTTTCAGCAGGATGTGCTATAGGGCTTGGCAATGTATGGAGATTTCCTTATATTACGGGAAAATATGGCGGAGCTTTATTTGTTCTTCTTTATTTAATCTCTCTTGTAATATTGGGGCTTCCTATACTTGTAATGGAATTCTCGGTAGGAAGGGCTGGCAAAAGAGATTTAGCCGGTTCTTACAAAGCTTTACAAAAGAAAGGATATAAATGGCATATAGTAGGATATATACAAATATTCGGATGTGTGCTTCTTATGATGTTTTATACCACTGTAGCAGGCTGGTGTCTATCATACTGTTATTTTATGGCGATGGGAAAACTTCAGGGACTTAATCCGCAGCAAGTAAGCGACTTCTTTAACTCCATTCTTGCATCACCTTCTACTTTGATATTTTGGATGACTGTAACTGTAATAATAGCAACTTTTGTATGTATGAAAGGACTTGAAAATGGTGTTGAAAAGGTTACAAAAGTAATGATGACTCTTCTTCTTCTTGTTCTTTTTGTGCTTATAATAAGAGCTATTACTCTGCCAAATGCTAAAGAAGGATTGAAATTTTATTTACTTCCTGATACAAATAAAATGTTCAGCGGAGGTATAAAAGGATTCTTCTCTGTAGCTTATGCTGCTATAGGACAGTCATTCTTTACTTTGAGTTTAGGAATAGGTGCTATGACTATATTCGGAAGCTATATTGATAAAGACTATTCTTTAACAGGTGAATCCGTTATGGTTATGGGACTTGATACTTTAATAGCATTTCTTTCAGGTCTTGTTATATTTCCTACAACTTTCTCTTTTGGAATCAATCCCGGAGAAGGTGCAGGACTAGTATTTTTAACTTTACCTAATATATTTAATTCTATGGTTTTGGGAAGATTATGGGGGGCATTATTCTTCTTGTTTCTATCTATGGCAGCTTTGACAACTATTATAGCGGTATTTGAAAACCTAATTGCATTTACTATGTCTGAAACTAAAATGCCTCGTAAAAAAACTACTATAATAGTATCAATTACTATATTTATATTGAGTTTGCCTACTGCTTTAGGATTTAATGTACTTTCATTTATTAAGCCTCTAGGAGATGGAAGCACTATAGCTGATGGACTTGATTTTTTGGTGAGCAATAATTTTCTTCCTTTAGGCGGTATAATAATACTTATATTCTGTACTAGAAATTTCGGCTGGGGTTGGGATAACTTTATAAAAGAAGCTGATACAGGCAAAGGAATCAAATTTCCTAAATGGGCTAGATTCTATGTTTCATATATTCTGCCTTTTATAGTGCTTGCTATATTTGTGATAGATTATGTAAATAGATTTTTTATTTGA